From the Glycine max cultivar Williams 82 chromosome 11, Glycine_max_v4.0, whole genome shotgun sequence genome, the window TGAGTTTACCATCGTGAGCCACTCAGCCTGTGTTTGGTGGGAGGGATTATTCAGCTTCCCTTTTTCCTTCCCTCCACCCAACCAGAGTTAGACACCGAAAATGGCTTTCAAACTGAAATCACTACCTCTCCTTTGCTCTCTTCACTCCCCTTCCCGCCAAAACCCTAATTCAACACTCTCAAACCATCACTTTTCTCGTCGCTTCTTCGCACCTTCCATTCCTCCCACCCTGTGCCTATCCGGCGCAGCCTCAGCGTCCACCTTTCATCGCCATCGCTTCTTCGTAACCGCTCGAAGCCAAGACGAAGACCAGATCACTGAGGCTCTTgaacaagaagaagagaaagacaACGAAGAAATATCGAGGCAGGGTGAGAAAAAGGAACTCGCGAAGCAAGGCATATGGGATCAGATAAAGGAAATTGTGATGTTCACAGGACCAGCAACTGGACTTTGGATATGTGGACCACTTATGAGTCTCATCGATACTGCAGTTATTGGTCAGAGAAGTTCAATTGAGCTTGCTGCTTTAGGTACTGATAAATTGTCACTTATAATATACCTTACATTATTagatttttctattaattatgGATATAACACAGTTATCTTGTTTTAATTTGCTATGAACAGGTCCTGCTACAGTTGTTTGTGATTACATGTGCTACGTGTTCATGTTTCTATCAATTGCTACTTCCAATATGGTTGCTACTGCCCTTGCCAAACAGGTTGGTAACAAACGCGTGATATCGGATGCTTAATAAGATGTGTCTTcttacgaaaaaaaaaatgatgcacGCGGAACTCCAGATCTAGATCTGTGATGTTGACATCATCGATGTTCTTAAGTATAGTGTGTGAAGTGAAGCTACTGTTATGTACCAGAGTTATAAGGTTGTATTGATGGTAAAAGGAGAAGGGAGGGAGAAAAAAGTGGTAGGTTCGATTccttttctaacaaaaaaaaactaacaattaacaactcacctttgctgataaaaaatcaACTGTTATGTGCCACAAGTTAGGCTGGTGCCCCATGCATTTGCTATTTTCTTCACATATCTTATAACACATTCGATCCCATATATGATTTGCATGTGAGGACAACATAGAATTATAACATTTAACTTGAACTAGTTACTTGGTCTctattcttgttttctttttaagttttagtcCCTGTATCAGAAAACAGCAAGTTTTAGTtcttagacaatttttttgtaGTGGTTTATCCCCACCAGAAAGTTTTTGTTGCAGTTTTATACCATTGAAAAATTTTCTCTGGTGTTAACACTATGGACCAAAGCTCAACTTTTATTATGCATGTGTAGGGATTAAAACTTGTAGTTTGTTCGCATGGGAATTAAAACCTAGAATGAGGACAACTATTGGGAACATATGAATAGTTTAACCTATAACATTTACTAGCCGGTAATGAGCCAGCCAGATTGGTTATAGGAACTTAATATCCACACTACAGCTTAACATTCAATGctgtaatatttaaatatgtggTGGTGATGCGATGATTTATCTATTATGATTTGATTTGACTAAAACTACATGATTGTGTAGACTTCAATCTGCATATCCACCACTTTGTGCTTTCAGGACTGATACTGCTCTTTCACGAGTTTGTGTAGGACAAAGAAGAAGTACAACATCACATATCTGTATTGCTTTTTGTTGGGTTATCTTGTGGCATTGCGATGCTTTTGTTCACAAGGCTATTTGGTGCTGCTATAATAACTGGTATTGAAAATGGTGTGCTTTATCCATTTCTGCTCTTAAACACATTTTGGTAGCAGAACCAATCTCATAACTGATGATTTTGCTATTTGTCTTTTCAGCTTTCACTGGACCAAAGAATGTACACGTAGTACCTGCAGCTAGCAATTATGTAAAGGTTTGTTTCTACGTGATTTTATATCCTTTGACTTAAATAATGACTGCAATCCATGGTCTATAAATTCAAGATGTTACAGAACATTTTATGGAGAGAAGTAATTTATGCTttcatcaatttttgttttcttgtaacTGTATGTGAAGGTCTTATATAACAAGCTTTTTTTACAAAGAGATGGAATCTTGTGAATAAGAATTTGCTTtatgtttcttaattaatttagaaaGTTAAGCGATGGTGTTCTCCTCCGCTTAATTTGCTGCAGTGAATTTTCAGTTAcactcattcttttttttttttagattcgaGGCTTGGCATCACCTGCTTTACTTGTTGGATGGGTAGCTCAGAGTGCAAGGTGCAAATATGCTATTTATTTCTAAGATCTGATTATCATAAGAGGTTGGAATTTTTTATGTCAAATATGAGATACTGCCCGAGTCTTGACATTCTATTTCATGAAGCAATTGATTTCATGTTGAAACACTGCTCAATATAATAGTAGATTTTCTCTTGATATTTTGCTGGAAACTCTTGGCTAAAATTCCCTTGCTTTGACATATCTGAAACAGCTTCTCTATATGTGGAATATATCTTGTctgtttcttatattttaaacaaagtATGCATTTTCCTCTTTCTGGTTttactttctttaaaaaaaaaaactgtaattgTGAACAACCTTTTTTAAGTTGCTCTTACCATTCGCATAGCTTAATATAATACCAAGAATCATTGTTTGCTTTGTATGATTTGAAAAATATGGTAAGCCTTGGCTTATTGAATCAATTTATTGTTTTGGTATTCACATTCTGCAgtcttggtatgaaagattccTTGGGACCCTTGAAAGCTTTAGCTGCTGCTACAGTTATAAATGTCGCTGGTTGTGTACTTTTGTGCACCTATTTAGGTTATGGAATTGTAGGGGCTGCGTGGGCTACAATGGTTTCACAAGTATGCTGAGCTAACTCTTATGCATCATAATATATTGAATTGCATTATATATGGTTCTTCCTATTCTCAAAGTACTCTAACTTGTTATATACTGCTTTTCTTTTCCCTTGCTGATTCTAGGTTGTTGCTTCTTACATGATGATTCAAAATCTAAATATGAAGGGATATAATGCACTTGCCTTCTCCATTCCTTCAGGGAAGGAACTTCTGACGATATTTGGGCTTGCTGCTCCtgtttttataacattgatgtcAAAGGTTGTCTCAAGTATTATACTAGATCTGTGGCTTTGTCTAGAGTGGTATAACCTTTTAATATAATCTGAAGTTCTGATGTTTAGGTGGCTTTTTACGCACTACTTATATATTTTGCTACATCAATGGGTACACATACAATGGCTGCTCATCAagttagtgttttttttgtttcctgttTTGTGACTATTCCTTCCTTTGCCTGCCATCTgagctttttttaaaaacaaaaactcaaGGCCAGTGATAACTTCATTCCCTCTTCAGGTCATGGTCCAAACCTATTTAATGTGTACCGTATGGGGTGAACCTCTCTCCCAAACCTCTCAATCATTTATGCCTGAATTGATATATGGAGTAAATCGGAGTTTGTCAAAGGTTAGTGTTTCTCATTACAAAGCATACTCTGATGTCCAATCCTCATATCTGTGGTTTCTGATCTCTCTTGTGCCTAGTTTACGTTTTTGTTATGTAAgaggataaattatttttagttaggaAGTGTAGTTTTATAAGATGGTAATCCATTTATCTTTTCTGACCAATGTTATTTTATGGAAATATATTCAATTCTCATTTCTCAGTTCTCCTTTTTCAAGTTTTCATAACAGGCCCGAATGCTTCTAAGGTCTCTCGTGATAATTGGAGCTATACTTGGATTGTTGTTAGGGATTATTGGAACATCGGTTCCTTGGTTATTTCCCAATATTTTTACACCTGATCGGATGGTCATCCAGGAGGTCAgttcattttttcaaaatttagattacATATTTGTGTTGTCTCGCCtttcatttttaatcctttGCAACTTGTTTCAAAATGTGTGGTGTTATTATTAATCAATCATTAGAAGTTTTACATTTTGTGTACAAAGAAGCTCAACCAGTTAAAGGACTAAGCAGGCCAGGTCACACAATTCTTGACtggttttcaaatcatcagTTATTAAAGAGGATGTACCGAACTGGTTACTGAACCAGTTCCCAGTTGAACTGGTCAGACAAGCTGATACCCAACAGAGAAAACAAATGGAAATGCATagatttttatgaattataatattttggATTTTAGACAATAGGACACATGTTAACTGCTGCATTTGTTATGACGCAGATGCATAAGGTGCTGATTCCATACTTTATAGCCCTGGCTGTAACACCCCCTACTGTCAGCCTTGAGGGAACGTTGCTGGTATGTTCGTTTCATCTTCTATACAAATGGGAAAGCTagcatataataataaaattactatttcTTCTCCCATACTTACTCTTCTAGGATGTTTAACATTAACTTTCTCAACTCAACTAAATTATGTTGTTTTAACGgtaataaaattaaaccaaTACAGTACtatgatattataaattatccAATCATATCGGTAACATGCTTAATTTGACGAGGATTTAGCTTATTCCCCAACAGTCCAACTCATTCAATAGGGACCAGAATGTGTCATAAGTAAAAACTTTTATGGTAACTTTGATGTATCTTTACTCATGCAGGCTGGACGGGATCTGAAATTTATAAGTTTGTCAATGAGTGGATGCTTTTGTGTGGGTTCACTAGTATTATGGGTAACGACCTTTCCTTGAACTCCTGGCGTACATACATAGTAATATTTGCTTGGCCAATTTTGCCTGAAACATCCAATTTTTCCTGATGCCCCAGGCTTTGAGTAGTAGATACGGTTTGCTTGGCTGCTGGTTTTCCCTCGCATTATTTCAATGGGTAAGAATAAGACCTAGAGCTTGTATCAAGTTACACTAGTTTGCAACACACTCTCAGTTACGAGGAGTGCTAGCAACACACCCCTCCTAAGTCCTAACGCACACTCTTTCATTGGTTAAAACTTAGAGAAATGCTAGTAACACACTTTTTTAAACACACtctattgaaatttattgaaaatcacaattttttgttAGCCTCACCTCTAATTTAATGACTcatgattttgtagttttcaataagttttaattaatgAGAGATTGTGTTAGGAGGAGTGTGTTAGAGAGTATATTGCTAGCATATCtctaaaacttatttaaaactactaaatcaagaaaaagaatCATTAAATAAGAGGTGAAACc encodes:
- the EDS5 gene encoding Protein DETOXIFICATION 46, chloroplastic-like, which produces MAFKLKSLPLLCSLHSPSRQNPNSTLSNHHFSRRFFAPSIPPTLCLSGAASASTFHRHRFFVTARSQDEDQITEALEQEEEKDNEEISRQGEKKELAKQGIWDQIKEIVMFTGPATGLWICGPLMSLIDTAVIGQRSSIELAALGPATVVCDYMCYVFMFLSIATSNMVATALAKQDKEEVQHHISVLLFVGLSCGIAMLLFTRLFGAAIITAFTGPKNVHVVPAASNYVKIRGLASPALLVGWVAQSASLGMKDSLGPLKALAAATVINVAGCVLLCTYLGYGIVGAAWATMVSQVVASYMMIQNLNMKGYNALAFSIPSGKELLTIFGLAAPVFITLMSKVAFYALLIYFATSMGTHTMAAHQVMVQTYLMCTVWGEPLSQTSQSFMPELIYGVNRSLSKARMLLRSLVIIGAILGLLLGIIGTSVPWLFPNIFTPDRMVIQEMHKVLIPYFIALAVTPPTVSLEGTLLAGRDLKFISLSMSGCFCVGSLVLWALSSRYGLLGCWFSLALFQWARFSMALQRLLSPKGILYSEDTEQYKLLKLRTA